From Candidatus Cloacimonadota bacterium, the proteins below share one genomic window:
- a CDS encoding Stealth CR1 domain-containing protein has protein sequence MNNPSLNNDPIDAVITWVDGNDPKHINKRQQYSQVIDEQITHCAALEGRFLEVNEVKYCIYSIRKFAPWIRNIFLVTDEQCPDWLTDEKKIELGVSVIDHKIIFRDHLQYLPTFNSLSIETLLWKIPGLSDKFIAFNDDFFIINPTAAEDFFHEDKTVVRGSWKSNENLTMNRSIRLFKHFIKLRSIKRISWSVNNYQTNGAIVTGYKKEHFEVVHSPYPAKVSVLDKFYENNKQVLEDYVKHRFRHKDQSSSLVIHTHLALKNNKAEIRDGNDSLLMIPRKGGLQHERYKFDLIRKGNSNIKFLCFQDLYYLKQENSHEFAEVIDYLDKIIMSNESRKI, from the coding sequence ATGAACAATCCCTCACTAAACAACGATCCCATCGATGCCGTAATAACCTGGGTTGACGGAAACGATCCGAAGCACATTAATAAGCGACAGCAATATTCGCAAGTGATCGATGAACAAATTACTCACTGTGCTGCTCTTGAAGGTAGATTTTTAGAAGTAAATGAAGTTAAATACTGTATTTACTCTATCAGAAAATTTGCTCCCTGGATAAGAAACATATTTTTAGTTACTGATGAACAATGCCCAGATTGGCTAACAGATGAGAAAAAAATAGAATTAGGGGTTTCGGTTATTGACCATAAGATTATTTTCCGTGATCATCTACAATATTTACCAACCTTTAACTCGCTTTCGATAGAAACATTATTATGGAAGATTCCCGGTCTTTCTGATAAGTTTATTGCCTTTAATGACGATTTCTTTATCATTAATCCTACAGCTGCAGAAGATTTTTTTCATGAAGATAAAACAGTTGTCAGGGGAAGTTGGAAAAGTAATGAGAATTTGACGATGAATAGATCAATACGACTCTTCAAACATTTCATTAAACTAAGAAGTATAAAAAGAATTTCTTGGTCGGTTAATAACTACCAAACTAACGGAGCAATAGTAACAGGATATAAAAAGGAACACTTTGAAGTTGTTCATTCTCCTTATCCTGCTAAAGTATCGGTATTAGACAAATTTTATGAAAACAATAAACAGGTTTTAGAAGACTATGTCAAACATCGTTTTAGGCATAAAGATCAATCATCTTCACTGGTTATTCATACACATTTAGCTTTAAAGAATAACAAAGCAGAGATTCGAGACGGCAATGATTCTCTATTGATGATACCCCGGAAAGGTGGATTGCAGCACGAAAGATACAAGTTTGACCTGATCAGGAAAGGTAATAGTAATATCAAATTTCTTTGCTTTCAGGATCTTTATTATCTGAAACAGGAAAATTCTCATGAATTTGCAGAGGTTATCGATTACCTCGATAAAATTATCATGTCGAATGAATCAAGAAAAATATAG